GGACCTCACCGCCCCGCAACGCACCCTACTTGCGCCCAGCGAAGTAAACGATGTGGCATTGAGCGATATGACGCTCAATACATTCAACGGGACTTATCAGCATAAAGGCGTGCCGTACGTTGCACTGGCGGGCAAGGTCTACCGGGTAGAGAGTCTCGGTACGTCCTGGCGGATCAAGACGGCCGCTAACCATGGCCCGTTTGTCTATCGCGACAGCGCGGGGCAATGGCTCCTCGACACCCGTCAAAAGATCGCGCGCTATGGCCAGGCCTTTGGCCGCCTGCAGGACCGGGCAGATGTCAGCGCCTCGGCGCGCACCAGCATGAACATCGAAGCGGTGGGAATGAGCGCGATTCGCCAGCTGTATCCCGAGCGGGCGAGGATGATCGTGGAAGCCATCGACCTGGCAACGTTTTATGTGCAGAACTGCAAGCTCAACCTGGCGTTACTGGCGCCAGGCATTGCGCCGGTGACCCGCATACATCGCTTCGTCAACAGCTTCTTCGGGATCGATATCAACCCGGACCACGGGCCTCAAGAGATTGCCCCGGCCCTGGTGCAAAAGCTGTATCGCGTCGTCGACCAGATTCTCGCCGGCCTGCTGGACCCCAGCCTGTATGCACACGATTCGAAACGGTTCGTGGTGGGTTCCCATCGAATCGACCCACAGAACAACTGGGGCTTCACCATCGACAAAGATCCGGACCGGCGGATCTTTTTGACTGAGCACTTTTTTGCCCCGCCCTTCAGCGACTACGACAATCGCCTGACCGACTACTTCGACCGGGAGGCCCATGCGCGGGCCACGCTGTTGATTCACGAGTTGAGCCATCTGGTGGCCACGACGGCCGATGCAGCGTACCTGGACTCGGTGATGCCGTTTTCCGATCTGATCGAGACACTGACCCAGGCCGGGCGAGAGTTGGCCGCTTACCAGAAAAATCGGCAAACCACGGGGTATTCGCGCAGGACGCCCGTCAGCCAATTGTTCAAGTACGTGGACGTCGCGGGCAACGTCTGGAGAGACTTCGGCTCGACACCTGAAACCGAATACATCAGGGACCAGATCCTGCGCACCACCGGCGGCGTAGACCTGAGTAACGCCAGAGGCATATTCATGACCGATCTAAACAAACGAGTCGACACTATCCTGGATAATGCCGACTCGGTGGCGTTCCTGATTACCAACCTGGGACGCCAGTTGGACCCGACGCCTTCCACTCGAAAGGCGTCGGTGGGCTGACCGGCTTGGGATCAGTCTTTCTGGTCACGCAGAACGTTGCCAGAGGCGCCATCGATACGGAACTCGTAGACGCTGCCATCAGACTTGCGGCCCTTGCCTTCCCAGTAGCCGTCGTTATCGGCTTCGATACCGTAGAGCTCGATGTAGCCGGCCTTGGTCTTGGCGGTCTCAATGGCCTTCTCGATGGGGATCCAGCCCGCTCCTGGCTTATCGGCCAAGGCGGCGCCGGCGCCGAGCAAGGTGGCAGTGGCAAGCATGGCAGTGAGGGTTTTCTTCAGCATTTTCTTACTCCGTTATAGAGAATGACTTACAGATCCAGATTTTTAGGGTGTTTGCCGGCCGAATTAGTTCCACATTGATGCTCATTCGCCATGATGGCTGTTCTCGGCACCCTGCCGGGAAGGTTAGAATGTAGGAAATCAGGAAGCACCAATGACCCAACAGCCCCTTTCAGAAGCCGAATATGATGCAGTCACCGATGCCGCCGCGCATTGGTGCATGCGCCTGCACGCTTTTGATTGCACAGAGGCCGAGCGGCAGGCTTTCGAACAGTGGCACGATGCACACCCCCTGCATGCCTTCGAATATGCCGCCATGCTGGAAATCTGGGATGTGGCCGACCATCTGCCACGCACTGGCCAACCGTCCCCGCCGGTTGCGTTGGCCCCGCCGCCCAGTCGCTGGCGCAACTATGCCGTGGCGGCGGCCATCTCGTTAGTGGCCCT
The Pseudomonas hygromyciniae genome window above contains:
- a CDS encoding PepSY domain-containing protein — translated: MLKKTLTAMLATATLLGAGAALADKPGAGWIPIEKAIETAKTKAGYIELYGIEADNDGYWEGKGRKSDGSVYEFRIDGASGNVLRDQKD